The Amaranthus tricolor cultivar Red isolate AtriRed21 chromosome 14, ASM2621246v1, whole genome shotgun sequence DNA window ATTATTATACAGGATCTTATTAGTAAAAATCATATTACGAGATAATGGAACTTAGTCATTATTAGATTTTGGGGATGCGAAAACTTTAGGATGTTATCATCTTCTCCCCTAGTCTCATTGGCTTTgtacattttcatttttagtttgCCTCATAAAAATTTACTACATTTTTAATTCTAGAGATGAGCGCACAATACACTCCATCAAttctcatccatatatttaaCCTAATtttcatcatatatatatatatatatatatatatatatatatatatatatatatatatatatatatatatgtatatatatatgtatatatatgtatgtatatgtatatatgtatatgtgtatgtatatgtatatgtatatatatatatatatatatatatatatatatatatgcattttaagggtttgtggCAAATGGTTATTGACTGGAGTAAGCCGAACCGCCGAAGCTCATAAGTCAGTTGTGTTAAGCTAGTTGTTATGTCAATTGTATTGGAGgtgttttattaaaaattattgttgatttttgGTTGTTTATTGTAGAAAATGTGGATAAAAAGCCAATAACCAATGATAAAAGCTACTCTTAGTAACCTTTTGGTCTTAGCTTTGGCTTAAAAGTCAGCTTAAAAGGCTAGCTTAAAAGCTGTTTACCAAACACGTTTGCATTGTTTGATAGTCAAAAAGCCAAAAGCTCACGGCCAacaaaaaaacatgaaaaagcCATCACtagatattttttcttataccataaaccaaaaaacaaaattaataaagtacTTCCTTCGTTTTTGTTATTGTGCATAGTGCACACTTTCCTTAAACAATCATATTGTGTGCTCCTTCTTTGGGCATGACTGCTTGGTCCTTTGGTTGATATGGTTGTTAATGTTTGGTTGATATGGTTGTTAATGTTTCCTCTTTGTTGTATGGCTTTGGTCTTGCTTTGGGTCTTTGCTTTTGTGGTTTTGGTCGGTAATAGGCTTCGTAGTTTGGCTTCGGTTATTCTGGTTTGTTTGACTTTCCTAAGCACTTAAAAGAGTGGCTTGGCACAACCCATCATAGAAGGTGGGTACCTTATTCATATTGAAGTCGTCTAAAAGGATCTCGGTTTTGGTTTAGGTGTTTGTGTTTGCACTTTTTGGGCTTTGTCTAACTTCAGCCGGACTTCTCAAGGTTTCTAGGTCCCTTATAGAAGCAATTAAGCATCATTCTCAAGGTTTTTAGTAgcatcaaaatgaataaacccATCATTCACAATCACAGACTAGCAAATCAATAGGAGTCGTCTCCAATGAAGTTACTaccaaaaaatttatatcaaattgttacaataaatctaaaaatgaaaggaaaaattGTCCAAAATAACCCCATCTATTGCCCATCCACCGTGAATAAtccctactattgattatttctaaataattcaacctttgtatattatttgctaaCAACACCCTTTTACACATTTTAACTGGCTACTATAGGTACTTACTAGCCATTACACTCACTTCTTCTTCTCCTTACGCTTCTACGTTGGTCTTACCCTACCCCTCTTTGGTGGTAGATACCTATAATAGCCGGTTAAAATGTGGATCGAGTTAGTGGTAGGTACCTATAATAGCCGGCTAAAATGTGAAAAGGGGTGCTGTTAGCAAATGATATacaaatattggattatttagaaataatcaatagtagggaTTATTAACGGCAGATGGACAATAGTTGGAATTCTTTTGGACAATTTTCCAAAATGAAACCCAGTATTGTGTGAGATATGCCCATCGATTAACCAATGTTGTGATCACAAACTCGATAATTTActacaaattttataaaaaaaatcttaaattaaaaataaataaacactaCAGAATACaggaaaaaaaagagtaaaacaCCATACGAACAAGAAAAGGAGTAGAAAAAATAAAGTACATACTCACCATGCCAGGAAACTGGTGATTCCTCTCAACAAAATTATGATTAACTCCATCATTGATTTCTTCATCTACACAAATCAAAGTAATATTGACAATTGAAAGTGAccattttaattgttaattaacatacaaacagaaaaataaaaatataaaaaaaggaagaaatacCTGAAGAGCTGTCAGAAGCATCACCGAATAGGGAAGATGGAGAGAAGAGAGCAGTTTCCATTGGAGAGGAGGCAGCCACAACCCAAAAACTTTCGCAACTCTCAAGTCTCCACTCTCCTCTATTCAGTTCTTTCTACagcctattttattttttttggttctgcctattagatagtttttaaaatattataagtttggTATTAAGAATGAtctaagtagacatttaagatattaaaagtagacattaaagacatggtaagtaagcattaaggataatataagtagacattaatttttagtGGACTGGACTTGAGATAAAGACGATATCTCAAGAGATtagctattatttttttggattttggaTTACCAGTTACGgacaaactaaaaatattttaaatactctaattaaacacataattaataattaatatgaatttcaataatttattatattaatttatataattgatatcataaaataagtaattataatttttacgtAAATTAAGatgaattttaataataaatattaggaaaaattacctaggataatccaattttttcatgattttcataatctcatctattgattaaccatgaataatcccaattttattGGGTATTTGCTTGGAGCAAATTCGGGCAACCggattacctactatagcaaattttctttttttaaaaaaaagataaattaatataaatgtcaaaaaaatgtttcaaaaatgttaaaaaaaatttagaattttttatgtaaatttttaaaatttttctctaactttatataaattttcaatttactttttgataAATTACCTACTAAAGTAGGTCATTCGGGTACttaagtttactctaggaaaataacccataaagttgggattattcatggttaatcaatagttgagattattacagaaaaatcatgaaaaggttaGATTGTTCtgagtaatttttcctaaatcgTGACAACTCCCAAATCTCATGGTGTTGGAGGTGACTTTGATCACCTAGTAACTTACTCAATGGCAAGCACATTTGAGAATGATGAAGTGTGTGTAATAGAGTATGGGAGAATTAGCTTTAgatcacttgatgaagtgattaATGTTGATAAATTGGAGAGCTTTGGGCAACACATGGAGTGTCTTGATCAAGGCAAGGATCGAGGGAAATGTTGCACGACCAAGATAGCTCCTCGAGCAAAGTCAAAAACACACTGAAGCCTTCGCTCAACCAGTCGAGCGGCTTGGGTCGCTCGAGCAAAGTGCAGTCCCCCAATTTTGACGGTATTTTGTTTTGTTGTGGAAATTGCTTGGGCTTTAAGGCCTTTGGTCTTAAGGTTTCTAATATGTCTTAGACTATATATAGGGGTCTTAGAACATACTTAGAACATAGTGAGAAGCTAATACACTAGAAACAACTAGGGTTTATCACCAATAGATTTCTTCCTTGTATTAGTGTGTTTGTGAGAGATTGACATTACAGGTGTGTTCTCAAAGATTGTGAGGCTTGTCATTGACgtattgttgagtatattaataataagaaacttGTTTTGAGGGTGAGGTATCTTTAGATACCTCATTTATCTTTGTGTTCTTGTTCGTTGGTGttgtgttttgtttttgtgcatTTATTCTTCACTAAACATCCCAAATCCTTgcatttcataatatttactaaattttaaatcgaaataatttttttaatggcTTTATCTAATGTTATAATTAGAAACAGtgatttcaaaataattttattaatagctTAATAGGTGAAAtttttaaagcatataactaatacctaaattttttatttatgatttaattCTTTTATGGCTAATGGCTCAAGTATTCAACAATACTCCTTTCGAGTTCACCCTTTAGGTATAGTATGATAAAATGGAAGTTTTGTAATTAAAAcaattttgctaatttttaaATACTCCATATCCCTATGTGTATGCCAATATTACTATTTTAGTCCTTTTAAATTACTTTactatattttcattttgaataatATTCCCATCTTTCTTTTAACTTTTAtctatatattttctattttttctctcttttattATGTCGCACCAGTTTCTTCACATATGTGTAATTGCATGGCAATATCATGAGGGACATGAGGAGTAACATAAGATGTAATATAAGAGAAAATTTCGTATGAATTTGATCCATACTATTTTTAATGAGTACTAATctcaaaaagttttaaaatagtAAGTATTTTTACTTGACAGCCACGTATAATCATTGAAAAATTTGTTTTCTACAAGTTAGTACACATTAAAATAGTGTATATAAGACTCTTACGATACTTCTACCATATCATAGTACATACATGGCATCAGTTCTCCTGCATTGCTTACAGTGAAATAAAAAAGTAGTGACAAGTTTTCATCCGCAAACTTGCAACTGTAAATTGATAATATAGTGTTGTGGATACAATCAGGAATCAGTCGAAGACAATGCGATACAACTAGTCGATCGCTCTCTGCCCGACAACTATATTACAACTGTAAGAAGCTCATACCCACCCCTTCCCTCCTGTGCCAAAAGAATCTCTCTACATGTCCTAAATATTTGGTATTGCACAAATCAAGCCGAAAAATACATACAAAGAGAGATATAACAGTAGTAGGCGGTAGCGCAGCATTACTCTCAGCACCTTGCTCGATGACACTATATGTCGAAGCATACTAGAACAAGATCAAATCATCATTATAAGCAACTTTAAGAACTTAATGTGGCTGATTTTTGATGTCTGAACACAATCAAGAGGAAAGTTGTATCCTGCCGGAAGGCTTCTTTCTTCGCCAACCCTGAGCATCACAAAGTACAATTTTCAGGTAAAGCCTCGGACGAGCACAAGGTAGGGTATGCAAAATGCAATGAACCTCCTCCCATGGAAAATTATCCCAATATTCCAGTTTGACGAGTAGAAGAGATCAAATACTTACACACGCGGAATAGTAGGTGAAGGTCAATATGGCTAATGCAATGAAGCCGATTTGAAACACATTATACCTGTAAATCATAGACAAGATAAGCAAATCCAAATGCTTAAACATAACTGTACAACAAGGGTTCGAGTAACTGActtatataaatatttgatgCCACGAAGAGACTGCAAGGTGTGACCAAAAATTTCACCAGCAGCTGTTGCTTGGGCATAATACGCAAATGCAGTGGAGCAGAATTGGATCACACTGAAACCAGAAAAAAGGGAAAAGTGTCACAAGTCAACTGATTTCAGTTCCTTAAAAAGGAACAAAACATCAGTACAAATCCCAATTCCAAGTGGCTTTGGACTCGCATAAAAGATTTAATGACACAAAATTGGTAATATAGTAAATAAAGGGACAATGATCAAACCTGATGGAGCAAAGAAGAATAAGACCAACATTGAACAGGAAGGAGTTCATAAGAGTAGCTCCCCACCTATAACAAAGTCAACTCTCGTAAAATACTATGAAATGTAACCCATCAACAGATATAATCAGTACTAGAAATTTTATTACTTCATTGGATGAATGGTGATGAAAACTAATTTTAGACCAAGCATAGTTGCTCCAGCAACAACTGCTACAAGAAGATAGAAGCAGAAGAATGCAAATGCTGCAGTACCAAGTAACCCTGAAAATAAAACAAAGAGATTACCATcacaattaacaaccaaaagtAACATAAGCAGTGATAATCTCTTACGAAAACTCACCCCAAACATCATCCAACTTGATGAAAACATAATTCAAGAAAGGCGAAAGCGGAGGCCTAACAATCAGATAGATCACAATATGTGCAATCCAAGCCACTGAAACAATCAGCCTGACAAAAGATACAAAGAACAAAATTAATGAACTTTGATCATGTTAAGCTATGTTACGAGGACACGGCACATGTGGCACTATACACGTGTCAACACAACATAGGACAATTGTCGGATCAGGGAAACAGAAACCTTGATATCAATTATCTTTTACCCAATATTTTGATGCAAGACGAGCATTTGCTATCTTGAGACTAtgttcctttcaaatttcaaaaaaccatgaaagtaaattaaaaactcaaattttcaatttcaattctttgttatctaaataaataatactcgtTCATATTTCACATTATACTAAAGCATTACATATAGATATAAATGTTGTTGTGTCCTTGCCCTAGTACGTATCTGCGTATCTGTGTTCCAGACTTTCAGGCATTGATGTGTCCAACTTTAGCACATGTGCCGCACCCTGATACTTAGATATGTATCTAAGTAATATAGATGTTAAGCACATAATGAACACTGCCTCATGTACTCATTTTTACCCagttgattaaaaaaaattctagaaGAAAACTTTCGACTTAAATAAGCAACTATATGCACTAACAATGCGCTCCTTACTTTAGGAAAACCAAACAAAAGGAAGTTGATACATATCAAACCAAATATCTCTAAATCCTCAAAGGTGTACTCACTTATACTCTGATTCCACCAATATTGAAATACATGAAAAGATGGCGATCAAGAATCGAAAATCAACTAGATTAATATACAGTTTTACAGTTCAATACTAACATATCAAACATACTTCACCCCTTATATTTGCAAGGATCCTAAAGTGTGAACATTGCATTAGAAATCTTAATTGTTAGTTAGCTCTTCACAAAAATTGGTGCGTTGTTCACAAAAATGCACGTCCATCCCCCTAAAGCTTCGAGTGgttaatttaaaagaattaactACTAGTTGAAAAGTAAACTCAACAGAGGCATTTCTCTCCTGGTCTATTAATGAAAATCCGCTAAACAACAATGTATATCTTCTAAAGATATGAATGCATCAACCAATCTCTTTTTCCGCTGCTATAAAATGAAAGTCGAAATGTCAATGAACTTGCAACTCATAAAAGCCAAAGAATAAGCTATTCATTGCATAGCTTAAGTAAATACCATGACATCATTCACAATAAATCCTTtccaaaaaaaagcataaagcTAGGGTACATTTGCCCGCCAAGGGTAAACCCATACAAAGACTTACTATAACTTAAATCAACTAAGAGacaattatgaaaaaatatcGTTGACAGGTTTTGGAAAGGTCAAGAAATATGCAACATATCACAAACTAATATATGAGCAGGCTATTGACACTAGAAAGAAACAAATGATAAGTTAAACTCtattgaataaaaaaacatgAATATTTACCAGTGACATCTAAGGACGGACACATTGCAGATGTTTCTTTAGGCTTAATAATATAGTTGATTATAATAAACACCAAAAAAATAACGGCCATGAAAAATCATGAGTAATGtaacaaatatataattaaaagattCCTCCTAATACGCAAGGTACTTTGCTACTAAAGTTCCAGCAATAAAATTGATACGTACAAAGCTCTTGTTCAGTATCAAAACCACACGGAGAGCAAACAACACATTCTATTCCATTTCATTTTGCTACCTAAACATCATAAAGTAGATCCCACTTAGGCAGGATTAATGAGTTAATGTGCGTGACCTTATCCTTGTTAGtgacaacttcacataaatgaCAAGTGTACATGATTTACTGTGCTATTTAAAACCTCAAATTTCattaatttaaacaaaattaagaTCCTTGATCCTCCTCcatcaaaatagtaatacatAGGTAAGGAAGCCATGAAGTAGGTGAGGCAAAGACTATCTAAGCAATGCAagcattaataatattaagatGCAATTGTTAAATTCAATAAAATCAACACCCACCCTAAGATTCCCAATATAACTTTTACCAAGTAACCCAATACAGTCATAGCCCAAGCAGTTTCAGCCTGAACGAGAAGGAAAGTATTAgaaaaactgtaaaaaaaaataggaagaaTACAATCAATTTAAGGGAACCAATGATTAAAGTAATAACCCCACCTTTTCTCCTTGAGGATACATCTCTTCCAAAGATTTTACATCTTCTTCAAGTAAAAGTAACTCCTACAATCCACATAAATTTTCAATAGTTACCATGAATACTGACCAAGAACCAAAAAATAATCACATTAGAACTATATATGAAAACAGAAATTTCTTGATAGGGCCACACAATTCATTGCCTAGTTCAAGGCCTCCTACACTGCATCATAGGAATACCATAGAAGAGTAGGGAAATTGtcctttcttttaatttagtttaaaaCATCTTCATGCTCTAATGCTCACTTCAAAAGAAACAGATAGACGGTCACAGATTCCCAAGAAGAGATATCATCAAAAGAATCCTCTACACCGAAATCAAGCATTTACTAAAGAATCTTTTAGAGCCACAATGCACAATCTCCTCAAGCATTTACTAAAGAATATTTTAGTGCCAATGGATATGGCATGGTATGATGGTATGCACCTCAGAATTTAAATGCAATGGAAATAGATGGTTTATTAAGCATACCAAAATATATAAAGAGCACTGGGTTACCTTTTCCACTGCTTTCACATTTTTACGCCATTTTCTCCCTTTGCTACCACTTCTTTCCTCGTGATGAAGGGCATCAGCAGTTTTCTTTAGCTCTCTTGCCTTTTTACCAAGCTCGGTGGCTTCCTAATAGGCAGCAGTAGATATGAGAAGCGCACATATTAAATGTTGGAATATATTGAAAAAATTCCTACAACAATTAAAGATAATCAAATCATTTTAATCTTACAAATGAAGAAAATACCTTAATATACTGGGAACGAGTTATAACAGCCTTTGGACGCCTAATGAAAGCAAATATAAGCCCGAGCGGTAGACAAGCAATGCCAACAGCACCAAATATCTATCGAAGGAAACATGATTGACTTTGAGACATTCTCCCAAGTGAACAGACCGACATTAACACACATTCACTCAATGGAACTTCAAAATGCATGATgcctcaacaaaaaaaaaaagaaattgttatatttattcaaatttcaaagtgttccaacaaaacaatattttcaaACATATTGCAAAGAAAGTGATTGCAATATCTAATTACTGAGAATCTTTTGTTACCTGTCCTCAGTTAATGACAACAGATGCTAAGACACTATTAAGAAACACTAATATGCAATGGCATtcatgaaaaaagaaaataccgTGAAAAGAACAGATCCTGCAACAGTAGAGAGGGCAACAACATATTCTGGGAAGGTCGCTCGCATAGTCCATGTAGTCTCTGATGCTGGGCTAGCTGAATATGCAGAACACTGAAACCAAAAGAACAAGTACACAGAGAAAAAgctcaaaaagaaaaacaaatacaattacatactACCTCCGACTTTCAATAGTTGCTACACTTGCACAGTAGCCACTATTCATCTAGCGATATTGTCTTACATCTTATTCTACATgtataagaaaaagaaatagcCAACtaagatcctattttattcgtcttaatgcatatCTTCATCATAttaactttctataatttttgaATACGCACAAGTAAAGATATTAAAGGTCAATATAGTACATTGAATAACGTGATAACAACTAACAAGTATAGCCACAATTAAAAAAGAAGGCTATTAGCTATAATTTCTGGATTGTCGATACACAAAAAATGTAGAAATGAGCAATATAATTTAGTTGTCTAACCTGTCGTGAGCTCCCAATACATGGATTACCACTAGAAAAGCTCGACGAACCGGGAAATGGAGTTGTGCTGGACGAAAGATGTCGAACAGTAAAGTCTACCTTACCAACCAAACCTGAAAAATGGTTGGACTAATCATGAATAGACAATCTATTAAGCACAAAAGAGTTTTTAATTCCTCTGAAAAATGGCAATCCACTATCATCTACTATATACTCCTTCATCCTTGTGATTTTAGTACATTCACACTTactcaatttattaaatttggCTAAAAAAGGGAAGAAAAAGATATTAGATACAAAAAAGGGTGGAATAAGTTTGTGAATGAGATAAAATAGAGATATTAAGTTTATAGATGAAAAGAGGGGATCGAATGTAGTCCcatttacttttatatataaatgGAAAAATGACTAGAACATCCGAAAAAGGCAAAGTCTAACAAATTC harbors:
- the LOC130800476 gene encoding LIMR family protein At5g01460-like, which gives rise to MGDFNLALLIVAIIVCVLVFIFNVYLLINYQHPDDVNQAYFPKFVVVLGLSVAVISILMLPADVANRHACRHALYNGACHLTLPMKQLWIAIYIVDAVLVFFIIPFAMFYYEGDQDKSIGKRVKSAMLWVGVTAVVCALVLGILYGLVGKVDFTVRHLSSSTTPFPGSSSFSSGNPCIGSSRQCSAYSASPASETTWTMRATFPEYVVALSTVAGSVLFTIFGAVGIACLPLGLIFAFIRRPKAVITRSQYIKEATELGKKARELKKTADALHHEERSGSKGRKWRKNVKAVEKELLLLEEDVKSLEEMYPQGEKAETAWAMTVLGYLVKVILGILGLIVSVAWIAHIVIYLIVRPPLSPFLNYVFIKLDDVWGLLGTAAFAFFCFYLLVAVVAGATMLGLKLVFITIHPMKWGATLMNSFLFNVGLILLCSISVIQFCSTAFAYYAQATAAGEIFGHTLQSLRGIKYLYKYNVFQIGFIALAILTFTYYSACGWRRKKPSGRIQLSS